Within the Laspinema palackyanum D2c genome, the region TAGTCGGGGAATGGTCGGCGCTAATTCTGGACTTGGCACGGCAAAAATTTATGGCCGGGGATTTAAACGGGGCCAATGCCATTGTGGACAAAATTCCCAAAACCAACCCAGTGTATGCCCAAGTTGAACAAGAATTACAAATTTGGGAGGCTGATTGGGACCAAGGAAAAGCAATTTACGATAAAGCTGAAGCCGCACTCAAAGCTCGCAACTGGAACGGAGTCGAGGATCAGATGCGAGAGTTGCTCAAATTGGATAACGTTTACTGGCGTTCCACCCGCTATGGAGAACTACAGCAGCGCATTGTCGCTGAAAAGGAAGCTTGGAAACAGTTAGAAGATGCCCGCTATTTGGTCTACAACCAGACCGCAGAGGAGTTAGTCCGGGCCATCGACCTAGCGCGACAAATTAACCCCCAACGATATGTTCGAGAGCAGGCGAATCAGGAGATTAACCGCTGGAGTGCCCAATTGCTGGCCATCGCCAAAACTCGCTTCCAAAGTGGCAATTTTGATGGAGCCATCTCCGCAGCCAAGTGGATTCCCTCCGATACAACGGTTTATGGGGAAAGTCAGGACTTAATTCACCTGAGCTCGGCCCGAGCCCTGGTCCAAAATGACAAACCCGCCGGACCTATCCCCGATCGCCTGTTGGCGTTCCTAGAAGCCTCGGCGATCGCCGGTCAGATTCAATCGGATAGCCCCCTGTACAGCCAAGCTCAAGAGAACTTGGTCCGATGGAATCAGCACAAACAGGACCTGTTGCAGGTGCAGATGGCCCAATCTGTGGCTAGTTTCCGTCACCCCATGCTGATGCAGTTGGCGATCGCCCAAGCCGAAATGGTGGGGATGGATCGCCCCGGACGTCTCGACGCTCAAACCCCGATCGCCCAATGGCGGAAGGAAATTGAACAAATTGAAGACCGAGGTTATGTCGTCGCAGCCAAGGCGATTGCGGACTCCAATAATATCGCCGCCTTGAGAAATGCGATCGCCTCGGCCCAACAGGTCGCCCAGGGACGCCCCCTGCGGATTGAAGCCCAAACCCTGATTGCCCAATGGAACAAACAGGTTGAAACCCTCGAAGATCAACCCATCCTCGCCAGCGCTCAGGCCCTCGCCCAAGCCGGTCAGCTCCAGGAAGCAATCAACGAAGCCAAAAAAATTGCGGAGGGTCGAGCCCTGCATCAAGAAGCCTCAGAAAATATCGGAAAATGGGTCAACGAGATTCAAATTGCTGAAGACCAACCGATTCTGGACCAAGCCGCAACCTTGGCGGCCCAGGGGAGTCTCACCAAGGCGATCAATACTGCCTCTAAAATTGGCTCGGGTCGTGCTTTGTATTCTGAAGCACGAACGGCGATCGCTCGTTGGAATGCCCAACTAGATGCCATCTATGCCGCCCGGGAATCTGAAGCGGCCCGCTCCTCCTCTCAAGCCCCGGCTCCGGTCTATCAGGCCCCGGCTCCCGTCTATCAAGAACCGGCTCCCGTCTATCAAGAACCGGCTCCCGTCTATCAAGAACCGGCTCCCGTCTATCAAGAACCCGTTTATCAGGAGCCACCGGCAGCAGCCTATCAAGCTCCGGAACCCTACTACGAGCCGGAACCCTACTATGAGCCGGAACCCTACTATGAGCCGGAACCCTACTATGAGCCGGAACCGGAACCCTACTATGAGCCACCGGCAGCCGCCTATCAAGAGCCAGAGCCCTACTATGAACAACCCAGTTCTTACTATGAGGAACCCGCACCGGCCTATCAAGACCCGGTTCCAGCCTCCAACCCTGAAGACTCCTATGCTCCCTTGCCCGTTGATGGGATTGAATAAAATCCTCTTAAAGGAGTCGCGTCAGATTGAAATGGAGGGTTTTTGCGTCACAATGGGATCGAGACACCAAAGACCGCACTGGGAGGGTCGGGAAAACGGCTGATGTTTTCGGGACTGTTCCCGATCGGCTCTGTTCTGCCTCCCCTGTCCAAGCCCTTTAACTCATTTCTGCCGTGAGTCACCCCCCTTTTAAACTGCTATTGATTGATCAAGACCCAATTTTCTTATTGGGTCTGTCTAGCTTGTGCCAGCAATCAACGGATCTGCAAGTGGCCGGTCAAACCACTGACGGGACTCGTGCTTTAGAGATTCTCTCTACTCTAGCCACTCCTACAGACCCGACTCAGAGCGACGCCCCTCCTGCCGATCACCCTGTGGATCTGGTGCTGTTGGACTTGGAGTTAGGCCGCACGGAACCCGATGGGGTCACCAGTTTCACCTTGATGGCAGAACTTTGGGAACGATACCCTCGGGTGTCTCTGTTGTTGTTGGGTCGATCGCCAGACCCTAACCAGACAGGGGCTGAGTATCTCGGGAATGTCAAGGGATACTGCCCCAAAGGAATAGCCGGAGCGGAACTGCTTCAGGCCGTCCGGACTGTGGCCTCGGGGGAAACCTATTGCTTAAGCGGGGGAAATCTTCGGGTCTCAACGAGGCAAAGTCCGGGCATTTCTAGGCGGGGTGGCGTGATTGGCGTTCTGCTCGAAGACTTGCGCCGCTCGGGTTTGCGTCAAATTGATGCCGAAATTCGTCAGGTTGATCAGTATCTGCAAGGCGATCGCTTATCGGATTTTGACCGCTTGTTTTGGCAGGGCCGCCACCGGGAACTCCTCACCGCTCGTTGGATGGTGAATAAGTTGTTGGCTCCCCCTGTGAGCGAACCCCCACCTCCTCTGTCTGCGAACCCGGGTCAGATCCGTCCTCCCCTCAATTCTCCCCGGCAACCTCAGCGCATTTCTGCACCCCCAGAACGCCCCCATCGCCCCCGAACTTCGAGCGATCGCACCAGCATGGTCCCTGCTTCTGCGGCAGAGTTGTTACCCCCCACGGGTTCAGAACTGAGCCCAATTCATAACCCTCGCCCATTATTGGAGGCGATCGCGGAGAAAATCGATACTCCCTTGGCAAACCTCACCGATACCGTTATAGAAATTGATATCTTGCACCTTGACAAAAAG harbors:
- a CDS encoding DUF3685 domain-containing protein is translated as MSHPPFKLLLIDQDPIFLLGLSSLCQQSTDLQVAGQTTDGTRALEILSTLATPTDPTQSDAPPADHPVDLVLLDLELGRTEPDGVTSFTLMAELWERYPRVSLLLLGRSPDPNQTGAEYLGNVKGYCPKGIAGAELLQAVRTVASGETYCLSGGNLRVSTRQSPGISRRGGVIGVLLEDLRRSGLRQIDAEIRQVDQYLQGDRLSDFDRLFWQGRHRELLTARWMVNKLLAPPVSEPPPPLSANPGQIRPPLNSPRQPQRISAPPERPHRPRTSSDRTSMVPASAAELLPPTGSELSPIHNPRPLLEAIAEKIDTPLANLTDTVIEIDILHLDKKQELLYTVLHQFEEILAQLRYAQVQPTELPSKRDRIIRDLWEMSVTAYFGKYYSITLGLGNSSLNALGEFDLVPFLLEEIEIVEGALLNKIPLVIDLLAYLLYQIPLAIENVIYPPEDPKSIERASALLENLIIQVANAVVQPLLNRVADVEEIKLNFLDKHWLSTREIERFRNDLSWKYRRQNLWVEPKAIFESRHWLYIFDEGGIKKIQIYSPRRQELVGLRGPRLWVTLLLETRDAISPRIKAVLLSLGDSARYLLIQLGKGIGLIGRGILQGIGSSFQESRFSRNREEQNR